A region from the Lycium barbarum isolate Lr01 chromosome 8, ASM1917538v2, whole genome shotgun sequence genome encodes:
- the LOC132606091 gene encoding protein NRT1/ PTR FAMILY 4.4-like, translating into MGTATEQTSVDWRGRPCKPNKHGGMAAAIIVLCLQAFEMMAIAAVGNNLITYVFNEMHFPLSKSANIVTNFIGTVFLLSLFGGFLSDSYLGSFWTMLIFGFVELSGFILLAVQAHVLPLRPPKCDMMLSKGQCLEAKGYKAMIFFVALYLVALGSGCLKPNIISHGADQFKKHDSKQSKKLSTYFNFAYFAFCAGELVALTLLVWLQTHYGMDLGFGVSAVAMVIGLISLLSGTLLYRNTPPRGSIFTPIAQVFVAAITKRKQICPSNLDMLHGSQCIVPQHALSGMSSKGGTLIHTDKFRFLDKACIKIQNGISTSESPWRLCTVSQVEQVKILISVVPIFACTIIFNTILAQLQTFSVQQGTTMNTRLAHNFKIPPASLQSIPYIMLIFLVPLYEIAFVPVTRKFTGKDSGITPLQRVGIGLFIATFSMVCAALVENKRRDYALNQNRTLSIFWIAPQFLIFGLSEMFTAVGLIEFFYKQSLEGMQSFLTAMTYCSYSFGFYLSSLLVSLVNRITSSSGGGGWLNDNDLNKDRLDLFYWLLAALSIINFINYLFFSRWHSYNPSLLPVVPLHEPQAQEHDPENQNFNFS; encoded by the exons ATGGGTACTGCGACAGAGCAAACCTCTGTTGATTGGAGAGGAAGACCTTGCAAACCCAACAAACATGGTGGCATGGCTGCTGCTATCATTGTTTTAT GCCTTCAGGCATTCGAAATGATGGCGATTGCAGCTGTTGGAAATAATCTTATAACCTACGTCTTCAATGAGATGCACTTCCCTCTCTCAAAGTCAGCAAACATAGTCACAAATTTCATTGGAACTGTTTTCCTACTCTCCCTTTTTGGTGGCTTTCTCTCTGATTCTTATCTTGGGAGCTTCTGGACTATGTTGATTTTTGGCTTTGTAGAGCTCTCT GGGTTTATTCTATTGGCAGTGCAAGCACATGTTCTACCGCTAAGGCCACCAAAGTGTGACATGATGTTGAGCAAAGGGCAGTGCTTAGAAGCGAAGGGATACAAGGCTATGATCTTCTTTGTGGCACTCTACTTGGTTGCTTTAGGCAGTGGCTGTTTAAAACCGAATATAATCTCACACGGGGCTGACCAATTCAAGAAACATGATTCCAAGCAATCCAAGAAGCTCTCTACTTACTtcaactttgcctattttgcctTCTGTGCTGGCGAGCTTGTGGCTCTAACACTACTTGTTTGGCTGCAAACTCATTACGGAATGGACCTCGGATTCGGTGTTTCTGCTGTTGCCATGGTCATCGGATTGATTAGTTTGCTTTCTGGAACACTTCTTTATAGGAACACACCACCTCGAGGATCTATATTCACACCAATTGCCCAA GTTTTTGTGGCTGCAATCACAAAACGAAAGCAGATCTGTCCTTCAAATCTGGACATGCTTCATGGAAGCCAATGCATTGTGCCCCAGCATGCTCTTTCTGGCATGTCATCCAAAGGCGGTACTCTCATCCATACGGATAAGTTCAG GTTCTTAGACAAGGCGTGCATCAAAATACAAAACGGAATTAGTACAAGTGAAAGCCCCTGGAGATTATGCACAGTATCCCAAGTGGAGCAAGTAAAAATACTAATATCAGTTGTTCCCATCTTTGCTTGCACTATAATCTTCAACACAATCCTAGCTCAGCTCCAAACCTTCTCAGTCCAACAAGGAACTACCATGAACACACGCCTTGCCCACAACTTCAAGATCCCTCCAGCTTCCCTTCAGTCCATACCTTATATCATGCTTATATTTTTGGTCCCTCTCTATGAAATTGCATTTGTCCCTGTGACCCGAAAATTCACAGGCAAAGATTCAGGGATCACACCTCTACAAAGAGTTGGCATTGGCCTTTTCATTGCAACATTCTCCATGGTTTGCGCTGCTCTAGTCGAGAACAAGAGAAGAGATTATGCTTTGAACCAGAACAGGACACTCTCCATTTTCTGGATAGCTCCACAGTTCCTTATTTTCGGACTTTCGGAGATGTTCACTGCAGTGGGACTCATTGAGTTCTTCTACAAACAATCCTTGGAAGGGATGCAGTCTTTCTTGACTGCCATGACCTATTGTTCCTATTCATTTGGATTTTATTTGAGCTCCTTATTAGTTTCATTGGTTAACAGAATAACTTCTTCATCAGGGGGAGGTGGATGGCTAAATGACAATGACCTCAACAAGGATAGGCTAGATCTTTTCTATTGGCTATTGGCTGCTCTTAGCATCATCAACTTCATTAATTATCTTTTCTTCTCCAGATGGCATTCTTATAATCCATCTCTGTTACCTGTTGTTCCACTACATGAGCCACAAGCACAAGAACATGACCCTGAGaaccaaaatttcaacttttcgTGA